The Chryseolinea soli genome contains a region encoding:
- a CDS encoding S8 family peptidase: protein MMKNAARILILLIVLVHVRDVWATHPIPEIQDTTTVPKDWFLRDPETDHVQGLSVEKAYNTLLRGRPSKTIVVAVIDTGIDINHEDLKDVIWTNAGEIPGNGIDDDKNGYIDDVHGWNFIGGKNGNVEKDTYEVTREYARLKPRFENADENKIAKKDKADYALYKKVKAKYDHDFKFNKDQFDQYNQQYQLYINAYGTLSFCDSLLRAQGDGKTLTKISLTAIAPKNDTVRFAKETLLRVLKESDDTTSVTNFLNELDEYLKQLKEGVDHYGTAVEYGYNMNYNPRTIVGDDPNNVHEKYYGNNDVTGPYARHGTHIAGVIGANRKNNIGIKGIADNVRIMSVRALPNGDERDKDIANAIRYAVDNGAQVVNMSFGKKFSPNKDLVDAAVKYAESKGVLLVHAAGNDNDNLDADPDFPNRTFQKGGQTKTWIEVGASSWGANENLVADFSNYGKKTVDVFAPGVEIYSTIPDNGYEDLQGTSMACPTVVGVAALLFSYYPDLTANQVKTIIDQSTRKFASLKVTQPGTANEVTLDNLSITGGVINAYEAVKLAESIKSTPANK, encoded by the coding sequence ATGATGAAAAATGCCGCCCGGATCCTGATTCTTTTAATCGTTTTGGTCCATGTACGAGATGTTTGGGCCACACATCCCATACCTGAAATTCAGGATACGACAACGGTGCCGAAGGACTGGTTCTTACGCGACCCCGAAACCGACCACGTCCAGGGCCTCAGTGTGGAGAAAGCCTACAACACCCTGTTGCGCGGCCGCCCATCCAAAACCATCGTCGTGGCCGTGATCGATACTGGTATCGACATCAATCATGAAGACCTGAAAGATGTGATCTGGACCAACGCGGGCGAAATCCCGGGAAACGGCATCGACGACGACAAGAATGGCTACATCGACGATGTACATGGCTGGAATTTTATCGGTGGCAAGAATGGCAACGTAGAAAAAGACACCTACGAGGTGACCCGCGAATACGCACGCCTCAAACCCCGCTTCGAGAACGCCGATGAAAATAAGATCGCCAAAAAAGACAAGGCCGACTATGCTCTTTATAAAAAAGTAAAGGCCAAGTATGATCACGACTTCAAATTCAACAAAGACCAGTTCGATCAATACAACCAGCAATATCAGCTCTATATCAATGCCTATGGCACGTTGAGTTTCTGCGACAGCCTGCTGCGCGCACAGGGCGATGGAAAAACGCTCACCAAGATCTCATTGACTGCCATCGCGCCAAAGAATGACACCGTTCGCTTCGCCAAGGAAACGTTGCTTCGCGTGTTGAAGGAAAGCGACGACACCACTTCCGTTACCAACTTTCTGAACGAGTTAGATGAATACCTGAAGCAATTGAAAGAAGGTGTTGATCACTATGGCACCGCGGTTGAATACGGTTACAACATGAACTACAACCCGCGCACCATCGTGGGCGACGACCCCAACAATGTGCATGAAAAATATTATGGCAACAACGATGTCACCGGTCCGTATGCGCGGCATGGCACACACATCGCGGGCGTCATCGGTGCCAATCGCAAAAACAACATCGGGATCAAGGGCATTGCCGACAACGTGCGCATCATGTCGGTGCGGGCGTTGCCCAACGGCGACGAGCGCGACAAGGACATTGCCAACGCCATTCGCTATGCCGTCGACAACGGAGCGCAGGTGGTGAACATGAGTTTCGGGAAGAAGTTTTCGCCGAACAAAGACCTCGTGGATGCGGCTGTCAAATATGCCGAGTCCAAAGGCGTGCTGTTGGTGCATGCCGCCGGCAACGACAACGACAACCTCGATGCGGACCCCGACTTTCCCAACCGCACCTTTCAGAAGGGCGGGCAAACCAAAACCTGGATTGAGGTGGGCGCTTCCTCCTGGGGAGCCAACGAAAACCTGGTGGCCGACTTTTCAAACTATGGCAAAAAAACCGTCGATGTATTTGCCCCCGGCGTGGAGATCTACTCCACCATTCCCGACAACGGCTATGAAGATCTGCAAGGCACCAGCATGGCGTGTCCCACCGTTGTGGGTGTTGCCGCGCTGTTGTTCTCCTACTATCCCGATCTCACGGCCAACCAAGTGAAGACCATCATCGATCAGTCGACGCGCAAGTTCGCCTCGCTAAAAGTCACCCAGCCGGGCACGGCCAACGAGGTGACACTCGACAATTTGAGCATCACCGGTGGCGTCATCAATGCCTACGAGGCCGTGAAGCTTGCCGAATCCATTAAATCGACACCTGCCAACAAATAA
- a CDS encoding MlaD family protein — protein METTEVKQNIKLGAFVLGGILLFIIALVYIGSENTIFNKTFTISAIFKNIEGLKEGDKVWLSGVKIGTVKHVQIISEGKVIVALSLRDKQNEFIKKDATAFIGSDGLVGNKIVVIRPGNANHAIQDNDTINSFSPTDTQELINIAKDVGANTRTLTEDLKTITDKLKKGEGIVGDLLQEGPLSNDIRQAVLSLKNAGENTNRATADLQVMLSEIKNGDGLVTKLIEDTTYAATFEKALNNVAEVGRNSKQMSEDLKAVISKINSNDNAIGVLLADTAFANKLRVTLGNAESASVKLDANMEALKHNFLLRGYFRKQKKAEEKAKAAQLKP, from the coding sequence ATGGAAACCACTGAAGTGAAACAAAATATAAAACTGGGGGCCTTCGTGTTGGGTGGCATTCTGCTGTTCATCATCGCCCTGGTCTACATCGGAAGTGAAAACACCATCTTCAATAAGACCTTTACCATCTCGGCCATCTTCAAGAACATCGAAGGCCTGAAGGAAGGCGACAAAGTGTGGCTCTCCGGTGTGAAGATCGGAACCGTGAAGCACGTGCAGATTATTTCGGAAGGAAAAGTCATCGTGGCACTTTCCCTCCGCGACAAGCAAAACGAATTCATCAAAAAAGACGCCACTGCCTTCATCGGCTCCGACGGCCTGGTGGGCAACAAGATCGTGGTCATCCGCCCCGGCAATGCCAATCATGCCATCCAGGACAACGACACGATCAATTCATTTTCGCCCACCGATACGCAGGAGCTCATCAACATTGCCAAAGATGTGGGCGCCAATACCCGCACGCTCACCGAAGACCTGAAGACCATCACGGATAAACTCAAGAAAGGCGAAGGCATCGTCGGCGACTTGCTCCAGGAGGGCCCGCTTTCGAACGACATTCGCCAGGCGGTGTTGTCCTTGAAAAATGCCGGCGAAAATACTAACCGCGCCACGGCGGACCTGCAAGTGATGCTGAGCGAAATCAAGAATGGCGATGGTTTGGTCACCAAGCTCATCGAGGATACAACCTATGCCGCCACTTTCGAAAAGGCGCTCAACAACGTGGCCGAGGTCGGAAGGAATTCCAAGCAAATGTCGGAAGACCTGAAGGCGGTCATCTCCAAGATCAACAGCAACGATAACGCTATTGGCGTGCTACTGGCCGATACCGCTTTTGCCAACAAGCTGAGGGTGACATTGGGAAATGCCGAGTCGGCGTCGGTAAAGTTGGATGCCAACATGGAAGCGTTGAAACATAACTTCCTGCTGCGAGGCTATTTCCGTAAACAAAAGAAAGCGGAGGAGAAAGCAAAGGCCGCTCAACTCAAACCATAA
- a CDS encoding cupin-like domain-containing protein has product MALDVQTPVPVVDGSTITREEFYAQYYRPQKPVVLRGLWKQYPAYSKWTMDFFKKTMGNIEVGLFGNRPEDISKTLQVPNAKMRFDEYLNLIEREPTDLRLFLFPVFKYKPELLKDFGYPSIAGGYIKIPFMFFGPPKSIVRMHQDIDMSNVFLTQFHGRKRVILFAPDQSTLLYRLPFNVHSTVDVDHPDYDAYPGLNYVKGQSVVIEHGDTLFMPSGYWHHIEYLEGGFGLSVRTMAYSWQMKMRGVYNLTIQRTTDNIMRKMNDEKWFIYKKKLAHERAEKAIQKLDGTSSMPRATVGS; this is encoded by the coding sequence ATGGCCCTAGACGTGCAGACCCCTGTTCCTGTGGTGGATGGCTCCACCATTACCCGCGAAGAATTCTATGCCCAATATTACCGACCTCAAAAACCGGTGGTCTTGCGCGGTCTGTGGAAACAGTACCCGGCATACTCGAAGTGGACCATGGACTTTTTCAAGAAGACGATGGGCAACATCGAGGTGGGTCTTTTCGGCAACCGGCCCGAAGACATTTCCAAAACGCTGCAGGTACCCAACGCGAAGATGCGCTTCGACGAATACCTGAACCTGATCGAACGCGAGCCTACTGACCTGCGCCTGTTTCTCTTTCCCGTTTTCAAATACAAACCCGAGCTGCTAAAAGACTTCGGCTATCCGTCTATTGCCGGTGGCTATATCAAGATCCCGTTCATGTTCTTTGGTCCACCCAAATCCATCGTGCGCATGCACCAGGACATCGACATGAGCAACGTGTTTCTCACCCAGTTTCACGGCCGGAAGCGCGTGATCTTGTTTGCTCCCGATCAATCGACTTTGCTCTACCGCTTGCCTTTCAATGTTCACTCCACCGTAGACGTAGACCACCCGGACTATGATGCCTACCCGGGATTGAATTATGTGAAAGGCCAATCGGTGGTGATCGAGCATGGCGATACGTTGTTCATGCCCAGTGGTTACTGGCATCACATCGAATATCTCGAAGGCGGATTTGGTTTGTCGGTGCGCACGATGGCCTATAGCTGGCAGATGAAAATGCGGGGCGTCTATAACCTCACCATCCAACGGACCACCGACAACATCATGCGCAAGATGAACGACGAGAAGTGGTTTATCTATAAGAAAAAGCTCGCCCATGAGCGGGCAGAAAAAGCCATCCAAAAGCTGGATGGAACTTCATCCATGCCCCGCGCCACGGTGGGGTCATAG
- a CDS encoding penicillin-binding protein 1A: MEEQLRKLKRNIRYYYILGLRKARPLLHALRVQYERVSEYYRTHPRARRWTLILGPPFGALFLLLLVVWIETPSNKELRNIQNQQASEVYSADSVLLGRYYIQDRTEVKYEDISPRVFDALIATEDVRFYEHEGVDFISLGRVLIKSILQQDESSGGGSTITQQLSKNLYPRKRYWILSMLINKLREAITARRLEGIYSKQELITLYLNTIPFADNTFGIQAAAQRFYSTTAKNLTLDQAAVLVGMLKATTYYNPRTYPDRAFNRRNVVLSQMVKYNYITERKSDSLQVLPIELKYNKISHHQGLAPYFREYLKAELLTWCRNNTKEDGSNYNLYTDGLKIYTTIDSKLQNYAEKAVSQQMADVQKQFFDHWGKEKPWKGKDEVVTEAIHRSSRYRQLKARDLSEKEIMKVLKKPIPMRVFTWKGEEDAEISPIDSIKHHLQYLNAGFLAMEPETGKVKAWVGGIEHDFFQYDHVKASTKRQVGSTFKPIVYAMAIEKGVPPCDLISAGQQTYIDKEGEKWTPRNSQNDYQVEYTMRGALAYSVNTVAVKLIQLAGVDNTIALARKMGVNSEMPDVPSIALGSSSISLIEMTGAYSCIANEGVANFPYYITGVRDLEGKVYTDFKPEGTGKRALSKETAQLVTRMMQTVVHEGTASRLRWRYGIYNDVAGKTGTTQSNADGWFIAMTPHLVMGTWVGADDPRIRFRYTELGQGSNTALPMVGYFMKQVNQDPSFKKLSDAKFKTLPTELQRELDCDLYELSDTLVAQIKRKVMQRDSLIAADTSKAPPNETFLETLYKRKLKIQRASQPDTTNVNPLKVLGG; encoded by the coding sequence ATGGAAGAACAACTCAGGAAGCTTAAGCGCAATATTCGCTACTATTATATTCTGGGGCTCCGCAAAGCCCGGCCGCTGCTGCACGCCTTGCGCGTGCAATACGAGCGGGTCAGCGAATACTACCGAACCCATCCCCGCGCCCGTAGATGGACCCTTATTTTAGGACCGCCGTTTGGCGCCCTGTTCCTGCTTTTGCTGGTCGTGTGGATCGAAACCCCCAGCAACAAGGAACTTCGTAACATCCAAAACCAACAGGCCTCCGAAGTCTATAGTGCCGACAGCGTCCTGCTGGGACGATACTATATCCAGGACCGGACGGAGGTGAAATACGAAGACATTTCCCCCAGGGTATTCGACGCACTCATCGCCACGGAAGATGTGCGCTTCTATGAGCACGAAGGCGTGGACTTTATCAGTCTGGGTCGCGTGTTAATCAAATCCATTTTGCAACAGGACGAATCTTCGGGCGGCGGCAGCACCATCACGCAACAGCTCTCCAAAAACCTTTATCCGCGAAAGCGCTATTGGATCCTTTCCATGCTGATCAACAAGCTGCGCGAAGCCATTACCGCGCGCCGTTTGGAGGGCATCTACTCCAAGCAGGAGCTCATCACTTTATATCTAAACACCATCCCGTTTGCCGACAACACCTTTGGCATACAGGCGGCCGCGCAACGCTTCTATTCCACCACTGCCAAAAACCTGACGCTCGACCAGGCCGCCGTGCTGGTGGGGATGTTGAAAGCCACCACCTACTACAATCCGCGCACCTACCCCGACCGTGCTTTTAACCGGCGCAACGTGGTATTGAGCCAAATGGTGAAGTACAACTACATTACCGAACGCAAATCCGATTCGCTGCAAGTGCTGCCCATCGAATTGAAGTACAATAAAATCTCGCATCACCAGGGGCTGGCGCCATATTTTCGCGAATACCTGAAAGCCGAATTGCTCACGTGGTGCAGGAACAACACCAAGGAAGACGGTTCCAACTACAATCTCTACACCGACGGTCTGAAGATCTACACCACGATCGACTCGAAGCTGCAGAACTATGCCGAGAAGGCGGTGAGTCAGCAGATGGCCGATGTGCAAAAACAATTCTTTGATCACTGGGGAAAAGAAAAACCCTGGAAGGGCAAAGACGAGGTGGTGACCGAGGCGATCCACCGCTCGTCGCGCTACCGCCAATTGAAGGCGCGCGACCTCTCTGAAAAGGAGATCATGAAGGTCCTGAAAAAGCCGATCCCCATGCGCGTGTTCACCTGGAAAGGCGAAGAGGATGCCGAGATCAGTCCGATCGACTCTATTAAACATCATTTGCAATACCTCAACGCAGGTTTCCTGGCCATGGAACCCGAAACCGGAAAAGTAAAAGCCTGGGTGGGTGGCATTGAACACGACTTCTTTCAATACGACCACGTAAAGGCCTCTACCAAACGGCAAGTCGGTTCCACCTTCAAACCCATCGTCTATGCGATGGCCATCGAAAAAGGCGTGCCGCCATGTGATTTGATTTCGGCTGGTCAGCAGACCTACATCGACAAAGAGGGTGAAAAGTGGACGCCGCGCAACTCTCAAAACGACTACCAGGTGGAATACACCATGCGCGGTGCATTGGCCTATTCCGTGAATACGGTAGCCGTGAAGTTGATCCAGCTTGCCGGTGTCGACAACACCATCGCTTTGGCGCGCAAGATGGGTGTCAACAGCGAGATGCCCGATGTGCCCTCGATCGCGTTGGGGTCTTCTTCCATTTCGTTGATCGAAATGACAGGAGCCTACTCGTGTATTGCCAACGAAGGCGTGGCGAATTTTCCTTATTACATTACCGGCGTGCGCGACCTGGAGGGAAAAGTGTATACTGATTTCAAACCGGAAGGCACTGGCAAGCGGGCCCTGTCGAAAGAGACGGCACAGCTCGTTACCCGCATGATGCAAACGGTGGTGCACGAAGGCACCGCCTCACGGCTGCGCTGGCGTTATGGGATCTACAACGATGTGGCGGGCAAGACCGGAACTACCCAATCCAACGCCGACGGTTGGTTCATTGCCATGACCCCGCACCTGGTGATGGGCACCTGGGTGGGTGCAGACGATCCGCGCATTCGTTTCCGCTATACCGAACTGGGCCAGGGTTCCAATACGGCCCTGCCGATGGTGGGCTACTTTATGAAACAAGTCAACCAGGATCCGTCATTCAAAAAACTTTCCGACGCCAAGTTCAAAACGCTTCCGACGGAGTTGCAACGCGAATTGGATTGCGACTTGTATGAACTGAGCGACACCTTGGTTGCCCAGATCAAACGCAAAGTAATGCAACGCGATTCACTGATTGCCGCCGACACGTCCAAGGCGCCGCCGAATGAAACCTTTCTCGAAACGCTGTATAAGCGCAAGCTGAAAATACAGCGGGCCAGTCAGCCGGACACCACCAACGTAAACCCGTTGAAGGTTCTCGGAGGATAG
- a CDS encoding ABC transporter ATP-binding protein yields MKPQTETVLDPKPDTRRKVVAEMQHVHKSFGDRDVLTDFNLQLFERENLVILGKSGSGKSVAIKIMVGLLKPDSGSIKVLGYDVPRLSSKALNELRLQIGFSFQLSALYDSMSVRENLEFPLKRNLGIYDRAQLDEKVLSALQDVGLESARDLNPAELSGGMKKRIGIARTLILNPKIMLYDEPTAGLDPGTSDEINELILNVRDKYNTASIIITHDISCARQTSDRIVGLFDGRNKVEGTFEELKKQNAPDLQPFFNY; encoded by the coding sequence ATGAAACCGCAAACCGAAACCGTACTTGATCCTAAGCCCGATACGCGCCGCAAGGTAGTAGCCGAGATGCAGCACGTTCACAAAAGTTTTGGCGACCGCGACGTGCTCACCGATTTCAACCTGCAGCTTTTTGAAAGAGAAAATCTCGTCATCCTCGGCAAATCGGGCAGTGGCAAATCGGTGGCCATCAAAATTATGGTGGGCTTGCTCAAGCCGGATTCCGGTTCGATAAAGGTGTTGGGCTACGACGTTCCCCGCCTTTCCAGCAAAGCATTGAATGAATTGCGTCTCCAGATCGGATTCTCCTTTCAACTCAGTGCACTCTACGATTCCATGTCGGTGCGCGAGAACCTGGAGTTCCCGCTCAAGCGAAACCTGGGCATCTACGATCGGGCACAACTGGATGAAAAAGTACTGTCGGCGTTGCAAGATGTGGGACTGGAATCGGCGCGCGACCTGAACCCGGCTGAGCTTTCGGGCGGCATGAAAAAGCGCATCGGCATTGCCCGGACGCTCATCCTAAACCCAAAGATCATGCTCTACGACGAACCGACCGCCGGACTGGATCCGGGTACCTCGGATGAGATCAATGAATTGATCCTCAATGTGAGAGACAAATACAACACGGCATCCATCATCATCACCCACGACATCAGTTGCGCCCGCCAAACTTCCGACCGCATTGTGGGTTTGTTCGATGGCCGCAATAAAGTGGAAGGAACCTTCGAAGAACTAAAAAAACAAAATGCACCCGATCTGCAGCCATTCTTTAATTACTAA
- a CDS encoding aspartyl protease family protein, whose translation MKAFIKIFFFNSLLLAAVLGNKSTLANVGFSMPDSVREVTFRYKTIQGLILLPVIINDTVKVNLILDTGCRNLVLFGKRFQKYFDIQPDREVKFSGLGAGHPVVGGVSLNNKVSIHAVIGERIPVVVVPRQNIFVEYDNVHGVIGYDIFIKFEVELNPEEHIITFRPAARAEIPADYKRLPIRVVDSRPVISSRIFFTGQEGQSCDLMIDTGSSLGLLLKTSDLTKYPSGYTKGVLGRGLNGNIEGTEAYPDRLLVDAFEIMTPKAGIVYSQWHDSASVGMEVMRNYSIVLNYCKAYVGFKKLRM comes from the coding sequence ATGAAAGCCTTTATCAAAATTTTCTTTTTCAATTCATTGCTTTTAGCCGCCGTGCTAGGCAACAAATCGACACTCGCCAACGTAGGTTTCTCGATGCCCGATTCTGTGCGCGAGGTAACTTTCCGCTATAAGACCATCCAAGGTCTCATCCTCCTGCCGGTCATCATAAACGACACTGTGAAAGTGAATCTCATCCTAGACACCGGTTGCCGAAACCTGGTGCTATTTGGAAAACGCTTTCAGAAATACTTCGACATCCAGCCGGACCGGGAAGTAAAATTCTCAGGGCTTGGTGCAGGCCATCCGGTGGTGGGTGGCGTTTCATTGAACAACAAAGTGTCGATTCATGCCGTGATCGGCGAGCGCATCCCGGTGGTGGTGGTTCCCCGTCAGAATATTTTTGTAGAATATGACAACGTTCATGGGGTTATTGGTTACGACATCTTCATCAAGTTCGAAGTAGAGCTCAACCCCGAGGAGCATATCATTACCTTCCGGCCCGCTGCCCGCGCCGAGATCCCAGCCGACTATAAGCGGCTCCCCATCCGCGTGGTCGATTCGCGGCCGGTGATCAGTTCGCGCATCTTCTTTACGGGCCAGGAGGGTCAATCGTGCGACCTGATGATCGACACCGGCTCGTCGCTGGGGCTTTTGTTGAAAACTTCCGACCTGACCAAATATCCCTCGGGCTACACGAAAGGCGTTTTGGGACGGGGCCTGAACGGCAACATCGAAGGCACCGAGGCCTACCCGGACCGGTTGCTGGTGGACGCCTTCGAGATCATGACGCCGAAGGCGGGCATTGTCTATTCGCAATGGCACGACTCTGCTTCGGTGGGCATGGAGGTGATGCGGAACTACTCCATCGTGCTCAATTATTGCAAGGCCTACGTCGGGTTCAAAAAACTCCGGATGTAA